The Nocardia sp. NBC_01329 sequence GGCGTCGCCGCTGCGCGAACACGATCGCGGACCGATCGGCGACGCCGCCGCGGTCCTCGTACTGGCCGCCGGTGATACCGCGCGACGACTGGCCGGACGCCCGGCCTGGGTGCGCGGCGCCGATCATCGGATGGACACCCACTATCCGGGAACCCGCGACCTGACCCGGGTCGATACGGTGACGCTGGCGGCGGCGAAAGCGGCCGATCAGGCGGGTTTCGCGGCGCGCGAAGTCCAGATCGCGGAACTACACACCGAGTACAGCTATCAAGAACCGCTGTTGACGAACGCGCTCGAATTATCCGGCGCCACCGTCAATCCCGGCGGCGGACCGCTGGTCGCCCGGCCCACCACCGCCACCGGCCTGATCCGGATCGGCGCGGCGGCCCAGCACATCCTGTCCGGTCGCGCGGACCGCACCCTGGCACACGCCACCAGCGGGCCCGCGCTCCAGCAGAACATGATCTGCCTATTGGAGGGAGACCGGTGAAACTCGCGGTCGTCGGAATCGGACAGAGCAAACAGGCCAAGAAACGTAAGGTCACCATCGGCGCGATGGTGCGCGAAGCCGTTGACGAGGCCATGGCCGACGCCGAACTGGAATTCGGCGATATCGACGCGATCGTGCTGTCGAAAACCCCCGACCTGTTCGACGGCGTGATGAACCCCGAGCTGTATCTGGCCGACGCGATGGGTGCGCGCGGGCTGCCGGTGACCCGGGTGTTCACCGGCGGCAGTGTGGGTGGGCACGCCGCGATCTACGGCGCGCATCTGGTGCAGGCCGGGCTGGCGCGGCGGGTGCTGGTGGTCGCGTACTCGAAGGAGTCCGAGGGCGACTTCACCTGGGCGCTCTCGCGCGGGCTGCCGTTCAGCGCGCAACTCGGCGCGGGCGCGGGCGCGCATTTCGCCCCGGTGATCCGGGAGTACATTCGCCGTTCCGAAGCACCCGAGCACATCGGCTGGCAGATCGCGGTGAACCATCGGCTCAATGCCACCCGCAACCCGTACGCGCATCTCCAATTACCCGATATCACCGTGGAGCAGGTGCGCGAATCCCGCATGCTGTGGGACCCGATCCGCTTCCTGGAGTCGTGCCCGTCCTCCGACGGTTCGTGCGCGGTGGTGATCACCGGCGCGGACGATGCACACCACACCGGCCGTCCGCCGGCCTGGATCCACGGGATGTCCTGGCGTACCGAGACCGGGCATTTCGCCGGACGCGACGAGGTGAACCCCGAGGCCGGGCGGCAGTGCGCCGCCGAGGCCTACCGGCAGGCCGGGATCACCGATCCGGCAGCCGAGATCGATACCGCCGAGCTGTACATCCCCTACAGCTGGTTCGAGCCGATCTGGCTGGAGAACGTCGGCCTGGCCGAAGTAGGCGCAGGCTGGAAAGTGGTGGATTCCGGCCGCACCGCGTTCGGCGGGGAGCTGCCGATCAACCCCTCCGGCGGCGTGCTCTCCGGGAATCCCACGGGCGCGACAGGTCTGCTGCGGTTCGCCGAGGCGGCCATGCAGGTGCGCGGCACCGCGGGCGAGCATCAGGTACCGGACGCGCGCCGGGCCATCGGGCACGCCATGGGCGGGGCCGCGCAGTTCCACGCGCTATGGGTCGTCGGCTCCGAACCACCGCAATCCTGATGCGATACCTCCGCCGAACGCACGCAACAGATTTCGAGGAGAGACTATGATGCGATACCTCCGCCAACGCTGCGGCCTCCGCAGACCGCATGAATCAGCTTCCAAGGAGAGATCATGAGGGAGGGGGTGTACGTCGCCGGTGTCGGGATGACGAAATTCGAGAAGATCCAGTCCCGGGATTGGACCTATCCGGAGATGGTCGCCGAAGCGACCGGCCAAGCTCTGGCCGACGCCGGAGTGACCTACGACCAGGTCCAGCGCGCGGCGGTCGGCTACGTCTTCCAGCCCTCCACGGCTGGTCAGCGGGCGCTCTACGATATCGGGCTCACCGGTATCCCTGTGGTGAATGTGAACAACAACTGCGCCACCGGATCCACCGCATTGGTCCTCGCCCGCGAATGGGTACAGGCCGGGCTGGCCGATATCGTGCTCGCGGTCGGCTTCGAGCAGATGACCAAACAGGCGATGGCCGGTGACGGCAGCACCCCGAAGGTCACCACGATCGACCGGCACATCGACGCGTTGAAGGCCGCGGCCGGATTCGGACAGTCCCCGCTGACCGCACAGTTCTTCGCGGCGGCGGCCGCCGAACATATGAAGCTGTACGGAACCACCCGCGAACAGCTGGCGCGAGTCGCGGTGAAGAACCACGAACACTCCACCCGTAACCCGAAAGCCCAGTTCCAGGACGCCTATACGCTCGACCAGGTACTCGGCGACAAGATGGTCTCCGATCCGCTGACCCGCTCGCAGTGCTCCCCCATGTCCGACGGCGCGGGCGCGGCGGTACTGGTGAGTGAACGGTACGTCCGCGAGCACGGACTCGACCGCGCGGTGCCGATCCTGGCCCAGGAACTGGTCACCGATACCGGCGCCTCGTTCGAATCCGGGTCGATGATCGATGTGGTGGGCGCGCCGATGGCCCGGATGGCGGGTCGGCAGGTCCTCGACGCCGCGGGCGTCGGGATCGGCGATATCGACGTGCTGGAACTGCACGATTGCTTCTCGATCAACGAGTTGCTCACCTACGAGGCGCTCGGTATGTGCGAGGCGGGCGGAGCCGGTGAACTGGTGGAGTCGGGTGCCACCACCTACGGCGGACGCTGGGTGGTCAACCCGTCGGGCGGGCTCATCTCCAAGGGCCATCCGCTCGGCGCCACCGGGCTCGCCCAATGCACCGAACTCGTCACCCAGGTACGCGGGGGCGCCGGCGAACGTCAGGTGCCCGGCGCGCGCTTGGGACTCGCCCATAATCTGGGCCTCGGCGGAGCCTGTGTAGTGACCCTGTACGGGGCGCCGGGCACGGTCTCCTAGAGTTTCGATCATGACGCGAAGCCGGGTGAAGGCGAGGGACGGGGCATCGCCGCCTGCCGTCCCGGCCGCGTCCGGGACGGACCCGGCCGACGATCCGGATTCGGTGCTGCCGACCGATCAGCGACTCATCCTGGCCGCGGAGCGGCTCTTCGCCGAACGCGGGATAGACGCGGTATCCCTGCGTTCGGTGATGGCGGAGGCCGGCGCGAACGTCGCGTCGGTCCACTATCATTTCGGCTCCAAGGACGCGCTGGTCGAGGCCCTGATCAGCAGGCGCAGCGAACAATTGCACACCCGCCGGGCCGAGCTGCTCGACGCGATCGAAGCCGCCGGTACGCCGGATGCCCGCGCCCTCGCCGACGCGTTCGTCCGGCCGGTCGGTGAACTCGCCGCGGCCGGTGGCACTCCGTGGATCCGCCTGGTCGCGGGCATCATGAGCGGTAATCATCCCGCCTTGGCCCGGCTGACCGAGGGTTTCGCCCCGCAGGCCCACCGCTTCAATGCCCTGCTCGAGCAGATCGCCCCGGATACCGCGCCCCGCACGCGGCGCTTCCGGCTCACCCAGGCGATGAACCTGACCTTCCAGACCCTGGGTGATCCGGACGGTCTGCGTGGCATGCTCGCGCTCAGCGGAACCCGACTCTCTCCCGGTGAACTGCTCACCGAACTGATCGACACGGTCACCGCGATCCTCGCCGGCCCCGCGGACCGCTGAGGATCGCGGCGGCGGCGCGTACCGGCCTTTCGAACGAGATATCGCCCGGGTCAGAGACGTTCCGGTGCGGCGATACCGAGGAGATCCAGTCCGTGCGCCAGAGTCCGGGCGGTGAGGTGGCACAGGGCGATCCGATTGCCGCGCACGGGTTCCGGGGCCGACAGCACCGGGCAAGCGTCGTAGAACGCGGTGAACGCCCGCGCCAGGTCGTAGAGGTAGCCGGCCAGACGGTGCGGTTCGAGGGTCGCGGCGACTTCGTCGAGAACGGTCGAATAACCATCGAGGGTCAGGGCCAGTTCCCGCTCCGCGGCGACGAGGGGCACGGCCGATTCGACCGGCGCGACGGTGGATTCACCCGCTCGCCGCAGGATCGATCGAATACGGGCGTGCGCGTACTGTAGATACACACCGGTATTGCCGTTGAACGCCGTCATCCGTACCGGATCGAAGGAGTAGTCCTTCACCCGTGAGGTCGACAGATCCGCGTACTTCACCGCACCGATCCCGGCCTGCTCGGCGATCGAGTCGAGTTCGGCCGCGGGCAGATCCGGGTTCTTCTCGGCGACCACCTGCCGGGCTCCCGCGACGGCGTCGTCGAGCAGATCCATCAGGCGAACGGTGCCACCGGCTCGCGTTTTGAACGGTTTTCCGTCCGGCCCGAGGATCGTGCCGTAGGACACATGGTCGACCTCGATCGGGCCGGTGAGCCAGCCCGCCCGCCCGGCCGCCTCGAAGACCAGCCGGAAGTGCAGTGACTGCCGGGAGTCGGTCACGTACAGCAGGCGATCGGCACGCAGCGCGGTGATCCGGTAGCGGATGGCGGCGAGATCGGTGCTGTCGTAGCCGTAGCCACCGTCGCTCTTGCGGACCATCAGTACCGCGGGTTCGCCGTCGGGACCGGTGACCTGTTCGGAGTGGACGACGACCGCGCCGGCACTGTCCACCGCGACACCTTTGTCCACGAGTTCGGCGACGGTATCGGCGAGCATCTCGTTGTAGAACGATTCCCCGACATAGTCGTCCGGGGTGAGCAGGACGCCGAGCCGGGCGTAGATGGCGCCGAACGCC is a genomic window containing:
- a CDS encoding thiolase domain-containing protein yields the protein MKLAVVGIGQSKQAKKRKVTIGAMVREAVDEAMADAELEFGDIDAIVLSKTPDLFDGVMNPELYLADAMGARGLPVTRVFTGGSVGGHAAIYGAHLVQAGLARRVLVVAYSKESEGDFTWALSRGLPFSAQLGAGAGAHFAPVIREYIRRSEAPEHIGWQIAVNHRLNATRNPYAHLQLPDITVEQVRESRMLWDPIRFLESCPSSDGSCAVVITGADDAHHTGRPPAWIHGMSWRTETGHFAGRDEVNPEAGRQCAAEAYRQAGITDPAAEIDTAELYIPYSWFEPIWLENVGLAEVGAGWKVVDSGRTAFGGELPINPSGGVLSGNPTGATGLLRFAEAAMQVRGTAGEHQVPDARRAIGHAMGGAAQFHALWVVGSEPPQS
- a CDS encoding thiolase C-terminal domain-containing protein, translating into MREGVYVAGVGMTKFEKIQSRDWTYPEMVAEATGQALADAGVTYDQVQRAAVGYVFQPSTAGQRALYDIGLTGIPVVNVNNNCATGSTALVLAREWVQAGLADIVLAVGFEQMTKQAMAGDGSTPKVTTIDRHIDALKAAAGFGQSPLTAQFFAAAAAEHMKLYGTTREQLARVAVKNHEHSTRNPKAQFQDAYTLDQVLGDKMVSDPLTRSQCSPMSDGAGAAVLVSERYVREHGLDRAVPILAQELVTDTGASFESGSMIDVVGAPMARMAGRQVLDAAGVGIGDIDVLELHDCFSINELLTYEALGMCEAGGAGELVESGATTYGGRWVVNPSGGLISKGHPLGATGLAQCTELVTQVRGGAGERQVPGARLGLAHNLGLGGACVVTLYGAPGTVS
- a CDS encoding TetR/AcrR family transcriptional regulator; translation: MTRSRVKARDGASPPAVPAASGTDPADDPDSVLPTDQRLILAAERLFAERGIDAVSLRSVMAEAGANVASVHYHFGSKDALVEALISRRSEQLHTRRAELLDAIEAAGTPDARALADAFVRPVGELAAAGGTPWIRLVAGIMSGNHPALARLTEGFAPQAHRFNALLEQIAPDTAPRTRRFRLTQAMNLTFQTLGDPDGLRGMLALSGTRLSPGELLTELIDTVTAILAGPADR
- the argS gene encoding arginine--tRNA ligase — its product is MPSTGVVPLLGHVRTAVSEAMVRVRPDFAGADPVVRRSERADFQSNAALALAKKSRTAPAELAAAIAAELAHADGSALAAVERSGPGFLNIELADHTIWEQVAARLADDRLGVGAPETGRRVVIDYSAPNVAKEMHVGHLRTTIIGDSLARVFGFRGADVVRVNHLGDWGTQFGMLIQYLDEHPELRWHTADIESATSAVSALDALYKAARARFDADPGFADRARTRVVALQRGDTDTVARWRDIVAESEKAFGAIYARLGVLLTPDDYVGESFYNEMLADTVAELVDKGVAVDSAGAVVVHSEQVTGPDGEPAVLMVRKSDGGYGYDSTDLAAIRYRITALRADRLLYVTDSRQSLHFRLVFEAAGRAGWLTGPIEVDHVSYGTILGPDGKPFKTRAGGTVRLMDLLDDAVAGARQVVAEKNPDLPAAELDSIAEQAGIGAVKYADLSTSRVKDYSFDPVRMTAFNGNTGVYLQYAHARIRSILRRAGESTVAPVESAVPLVAAERELALTLDGYSTVLDEVAATLEPHRLAGYLYDLARAFTAFYDACPVLSAPEPVRGNRIALCHLTARTLAHGLDLLGIAAPERL